Proteins encoded together in one Hymenobacter monticola window:
- a CDS encoding (Fe-S)-binding protein produces the protein MKVALFVPCYIDQFYPQVGIATLQLLEKLGVQAHFPAQQTCCGQPLANSGCESDALPIYKHFVETFSDYDYVVAPSGSCVYHVRKHFDKLDQTADVQHVRGAAYDLIDFISTVLKVDALPGAFPHKVGLHLSCHGQRGLHQANESEMTPVRDGQLSRLLRSLDGIELTQLNRNDECCGFGGTFCVSEAGISARMGQDRVADHVRNGTQVLTGSDMSCLMHLEGIVRRAKLPIKVMHAAEILNGVLVNA, from the coding sequence ATGAAAGTTGCCCTATTCGTCCCCTGCTACATCGACCAGTTTTACCCGCAGGTCGGCATCGCCACGCTGCAGTTGCTGGAGAAGCTGGGGGTGCAGGCGCACTTCCCAGCTCAGCAAACCTGCTGCGGCCAGCCCCTGGCCAACAGCGGCTGCGAAAGCGATGCCCTGCCCATCTACAAGCATTTTGTCGAAACGTTCAGCGACTACGACTACGTGGTGGCCCCGTCGGGCAGTTGCGTGTACCACGTGCGCAAGCACTTCGACAAGCTCGACCAAACCGCCGATGTGCAGCACGTGCGCGGCGCGGCCTATGACCTGATTGACTTCATCAGCACGGTGCTGAAAGTGGACGCGCTGCCGGGCGCATTTCCTCATAAAGTGGGCCTGCACCTGAGCTGCCACGGCCAGCGCGGCCTGCACCAGGCCAACGAATCGGAGATGACGCCGGTGCGCGACGGCCAGCTCAGCCGCCTGCTGCGTTCGCTCGATGGCATCGAGCTGACCCAGCTCAACCGCAACGACGAATGCTGCGGCTTCGGTGGCACCTTCTGCGTGAGCGAGGCCGGCATCTCGGCCCGCATGGGCCAGGACCGCGTGGCCGACCACGTGCGCAACGGCACGCAGGTGCTCACCGGCAGCGACATGTCGTGCCTGATGCACCTCGAAGGCATCGTGCGCCGCGCCAAGCTGCCCATTAAGGTGATGCACGCGGCCGAGATTTTGAATGGGGTGCTGGTAAATGCTTGA
- a CDS encoding FGGY-family carbohydrate kinase: MKKTVYAVFDIGKTNKKLILFDEDQQIINEELHVCTDVLDDDGFVCDHLPRLTEWVLDHWKQLRNHPHYTVKGVNFTAYGASWVHLGADGQPLLPLYNYLKPMPADIEAKFYAELNQSPEEFAADTCSPRLGLLNSGLQLYWLKYAKPEKFAQIHTSLHLPNYLCYLISGEKFSDFTSIGCHTALWDYKRGDYHEWVYREGIDEKLAPLTRDSIASVVDGIMVGVGLHDSTSAVMPYLAEHDEPFVLVSTGTWSVTINPFNSQPLTPELLRRDCLSFMTPRGEATRAARVFLGREHDHQVERIAAHFHVKPDFYRSIVLARPYDEASAGFRPACMAGTGPFPNQPAEEWDLSGFRTASDAYQHLMHGLINILLESIHLVWQGEKTIFVDGGFARNPLFMQTLSWNFPKAEIRTLEVPQATALGALVHLEQGEALKKTQPLFADEDDMPLVAVRNDVAPVSK; this comes from the coding sequence ATGAAAAAGACGGTTTACGCCGTATTCGATATTGGCAAGACCAATAAGAAGCTGATTCTCTTCGACGAAGACCAGCAGATTATCAACGAGGAGCTGCACGTCTGCACCGATGTGCTGGACGACGACGGCTTCGTGTGCGACCACCTGCCCCGCCTCACCGAATGGGTGCTCGACCACTGGAAGCAACTGCGCAACCACCCGCACTACACCGTGAAGGGCGTGAATTTCACGGCCTACGGCGCCAGCTGGGTTCACCTCGGGGCCGACGGCCAGCCCCTGTTGCCGCTCTACAACTACCTCAAGCCCATGCCGGCCGACATTGAGGCCAAGTTCTACGCGGAGCTAAACCAGTCGCCCGAGGAGTTTGCGGCTGACACCTGCTCGCCGCGCCTGGGTTTGCTGAATTCGGGTTTGCAATTGTATTGGCTGAAATACGCCAAGCCGGAGAAATTCGCCCAGATTCACACCTCGCTGCACCTGCCGAACTACCTCTGCTACCTAATTTCGGGCGAGAAGTTCAGCGACTTCACCTCCATCGGCTGCCACACGGCCCTTTGGGACTACAAGCGCGGCGACTACCACGAGTGGGTGTACCGCGAAGGCATCGACGAGAAGCTGGCGCCCCTCACCCGCGACTCCATCGCCTCCGTGGTCGACGGCATCATGGTGGGCGTGGGCTTGCACGACAGCACTTCGGCCGTGATGCCCTACCTAGCAGAGCACGACGAGCCCTTCGTGCTGGTATCAACCGGCACCTGGTCGGTCACCATCAATCCCTTCAACAGCCAGCCCCTGACGCCGGAGCTGCTGCGCCGCGACTGCCTCAGCTTCATGACGCCCCGCGGCGAGGCCACCCGCGCGGCCCGCGTGTTTCTGGGCCGCGAGCACGACCACCAGGTGGAGCGCATCGCCGCCCACTTCCACGTCAAGCCCGATTTTTATCGCTCCATCGTGCTGGCCCGGCCCTACGACGAGGCCTCGGCCGGCTTCCGCCCCGCCTGCATGGCCGGCACCGGCCCCTTTCCCAACCAGCCGGCCGAGGAATGGGACCTGAGCGGTTTCCGCACCGCCTCGGATGCCTACCAGCACCTCATGCACGGCCTGATTAACATCCTGCTCGAATCCATTCACCTCGTATGGCAGGGCGAAAAAACCATCTTCGTCGATGGCGGTTTTGCCCGCAATCCGCTCTTCATGCAAACGCTGAGCTGGAACTTCCCGAAGGCAGAAATCCGCACGCTGGAAGTGCCGCAGGCCACGGCGCTGGGCGCCCTGGTGCACCTCGAGCAAGGCGAAGCGCTGAAGAAGACGCAGCCACTGTTTGCCGATGAGGATGATATGCCGCTGGTAGCGGTGCGCAACGATGTCGCACCCGTAAGCAAGTAG
- a CDS encoding TIM barrel protein, which yields MFSDQRLAELNQPLLAEHQTQFQYTAESPRLRHADVAAVVQKLIDFQVAIPSWALGTGGTRFGRFAAGGEPATLEDKIGDVGILQALNRSSNSISLHIPWDIPQDIPGLQQLLKEKGLVIDSVNSNTFQDQKDQPQSYKFGSLSHTDKAVREQAIQHNIDCVRYGKQLDAKTLTVWLADGSNFPGQSHLRRAFLRTQESLAAIYEAMPSDWTMLVEYKPYEPNFYSMVIPDWGTSLALCQALGQQAQVLVDLGHHLPNTNIEQIVGRLRQFGRLGGFHFNGSMYGDDDLTTGSIKPFQLFLIFNELVDAALDQSVPAEAVAYMIDASHNVKDPLEDLLQSVENILSAYAKALLVDREALAEAQEANDVVRAEEILRDAFLTDVRPLVSEAYLRAGGAIRPLAAFRAEGAREKLIQQRGKHSVSTGL from the coding sequence ATGTTCTCTGACCAACGCCTTGCCGAACTCAACCAGCCGCTGCTGGCCGAGCACCAAACCCAGTTTCAGTACACGGCCGAGTCGCCGCGCCTGCGCCATGCCGATGTGGCGGCTGTGGTGCAGAAGCTGATTGATTTTCAGGTGGCCATTCCGAGCTGGGCGCTGGGCACGGGCGGCACCCGCTTCGGCCGTTTTGCGGCTGGCGGCGAGCCCGCCACGCTGGAGGATAAAATCGGCGACGTGGGCATTTTGCAGGCGCTGAACCGCTCGTCGAACTCCATTTCGCTTCATATTCCCTGGGATATTCCGCAGGACATTCCCGGCTTGCAGCAGCTGCTGAAGGAAAAGGGTCTGGTGATTGATTCGGTGAACTCCAACACTTTCCAGGACCAGAAAGACCAGCCGCAGTCCTACAAATTTGGCTCGCTCAGCCACACCGATAAGGCCGTGCGCGAGCAGGCTATTCAGCACAACATCGACTGCGTGCGCTATGGCAAGCAGCTCGATGCCAAGACGCTGACCGTGTGGCTGGCCGACGGCTCCAACTTCCCCGGGCAGTCGCACCTGCGCCGCGCGTTTTTGCGCACGCAGGAGTCGCTGGCGGCCATCTACGAAGCCATGCCTTCGGACTGGACCATGCTGGTGGAGTACAAGCCCTACGAGCCCAACTTCTACTCGATGGTGATTCCCGACTGGGGCACTTCGCTGGCGCTGTGCCAGGCTTTGGGTCAGCAGGCCCAGGTGTTGGTTGACCTCGGCCACCACCTGCCCAATACCAACATTGAGCAGATTGTGGGCCGCCTGCGCCAATTCGGCCGCCTAGGTGGTTTCCATTTCAACGGCTCGATGTACGGCGACGACGACTTGACCACCGGCAGCATCAAGCCCTTCCAGCTGTTCCTGATTTTCAACGAGCTGGTGGACGCCGCCCTCGACCAATCGGTGCCCGCTGAGGCGGTGGCTTACATGATTGACGCCAGCCACAACGTGAAAGACCCGCTGGAAGACCTCCTGCAATCGGTCGAAAACATCCTTTCGGCCTACGCCAAAGCCCTGCTGGTCGACCGCGAAGCCCTCGCTGAAGCCCAGGAAGCCAACGACGTGGTGCGCGCCGAGGAAATCCTGCGCGACGCCTTCCTCACCGACGTGCGCCCGCTGGTATCGGAAGCTTACCTGCGCGCCGGCGGCGCCATCCGGCCTTTGGCGGCGTTCCGCGCCGAAGGTGCGCGCGAGAAACTCATTCAGCAGCGCGGCAAGCACAGTGTATCGACGGGGCTATGA
- a CDS encoding GntR family transcriptional regulator has protein sequence MYQLQLKPLDKTPKYKQIVQSVIMDIERGVLKNGDHLPSISELSVEHYLARDTVEKAYRELRERGFITSVQGKGYYVEASDTSKLKILLVFNKLSSYKKEIYYAFLETLGDRATVDLQIHHYNVNLFQEIIEKNLGKYNYYVVMPHFTLDTPKEQSRAILNTIPSQELVLLDKDIPELTHDCLRVFQDFDKDIFNALESSEDLLEKYSRLVLVLPSDANHPEELPWGFRSFCLMRGKEFAVVENAMSEVVQAGTAYVVIRETDLVELVKKIRQTSYLLGREVGIISFNETPLKELLNMTVITTDFVAMGKTAATLLLEKQRVKVKNPFYTIRRGSL, from the coding sequence ATGTATCAACTCCAACTAAAGCCCCTCGATAAAACGCCGAAGTACAAGCAGATTGTGCAGTCGGTCATCATGGATATTGAGCGCGGCGTGCTGAAAAACGGCGACCACCTGCCCAGCATCAGCGAGCTGAGCGTGGAGCACTACCTGGCCCGCGACACCGTGGAAAAGGCCTACCGCGAACTGCGCGAGCGGGGTTTCATCACCTCGGTTCAGGGCAAGGGCTACTACGTGGAAGCCAGCGACACCTCAAAACTCAAGATTCTGCTGGTTTTCAACAAGCTGAGCTCTTACAAAAAAGAAATTTATTACGCCTTCCTCGAAACCCTCGGCGACCGCGCCACCGTCGACCTGCAGATTCACCACTACAATGTGAACCTATTTCAGGAAATCATTGAGAAAAATCTCGGCAAGTACAACTACTACGTCGTGATGCCGCACTTCACCCTGGACACGCCCAAGGAGCAGTCGCGGGCCATCCTCAACACCATTCCCAGCCAGGAACTGGTGCTGCTCGACAAGGACATTCCGGAGCTGACGCACGACTGCCTGCGCGTGTTCCAGGATTTCGATAAGGACATTTTCAACGCCCTGGAAAGCTCCGAGGACCTGCTCGAAAAGTACTCTCGCCTGGTGCTGGTACTGCCCTCCGATGCCAACCATCCCGAGGAGTTGCCCTGGGGCTTCCGCTCCTTCTGCCTGATGCGCGGCAAGGAGTTCGCCGTGGTAGAAAACGCCATGAGCGAGGTGGTACAGGCCGGCACGGCCTACGTCGTCATCCGCGAAACCGACCTGGTGGAACTGGTGAAGAAAATCCGCCAGACCAGCTACCTGCTGGGCCGCGAGGTCGGCATCATTTCCTTCAACGAAACGCCCCTGAAAGAGCTGCTGAACATGACGGTGATTACCACCGACTTCGTAGCCATGGGCAAAACCGCCGCCACCCTCCTATTGGAGAAGCAGCGCGTGAAGGTGAAGAACCCGTTCTACACGATACGCCGGGGGTCGTTGTAG
- a CDS encoding bifunctional aldolase/short-chain dehydrogenase has protein sequence MEKTLTFQHVSYLWDETKAAELAGDEVALFLYRSNLLGADLRLTNYAGGNTSCKIQETDPVTGEAAEVMWVKGSGGDIGTLTRLGCANLYVEKLHQLKNRYRGLKFEDEMVGLFEYCLFDPKCATPSIDTPLHGLLPFKHIDHLHPDALIAIAASKDGEEIMHEIWGDTMGWLPWQKPGFDLGLQLEKIVADNPGLRGVILGGHGLFTWGDTSYESYINTLEVIEQAATYLEANYGKKGPVFGGVKREQTLDAPARRAAAAAVMPVLRGLASSQRRMLGHYTDDARVLEFVNSHDLARLAAKGTSCPDHFLRTKIRPLVLDADVMQGDAASVKTYLEAQFEAYRKDYVAYYERSKHANSPAVRDANPVIILWPGVGLFSFSKDKQTARVAAEFYTNAINVMRGAEAVSTYQGLPEQEAFNIEYWLLEEAKLQRMAPPKALSGKIAYVTGGTGGIGKAICEELLKFGACVVAVDRDRLEETQADLRKQFGKDSAITAPIEVTSAESIAESLRAGVLQFGGVDIIVNCAGLSISKPLADTTQADWDILNDVLVKGQFLVSQAAVTILRQQGLGGDIVNIASKNGLVAGPNNVAYGTAKAAQLHMSRLLAAELGGDKIRVNTVNPDAVLRGSKIWEGDWAAGRAKAYGISVEELPAHYAKRTLLGEELLSEDIAKAVRVFVDGSLSKSTGNVLNVDGGVAMAFVR, from the coding sequence ATGGAAAAAACCCTCACTTTCCAGCACGTCAGCTACCTCTGGGACGAAACCAAAGCCGCCGAGCTGGCGGGCGACGAAGTAGCCCTTTTCCTCTACCGCTCCAACCTGCTCGGCGCCGACCTGCGCCTGACCAACTACGCCGGCGGCAACACCTCCTGCAAAATTCAGGAAACCGACCCCGTGACCGGCGAAGCCGCCGAAGTGATGTGGGTGAAAGGCTCGGGCGGTGACATCGGCACCCTCACGCGCTTGGGCTGCGCCAACCTCTACGTAGAGAAGCTGCACCAGCTGAAAAACCGCTACCGCGGCCTCAAATTCGAAGACGAGATGGTGGGTTTGTTCGAGTACTGCCTCTTCGACCCCAAGTGCGCCACGCCTTCTATTGATACCCCGCTGCACGGCCTGCTGCCCTTCAAGCACATCGACCACCTGCACCCCGACGCCCTGATTGCCATCGCGGCCAGCAAGGACGGCGAGGAAATCATGCACGAAATCTGGGGCGACACCATGGGCTGGCTGCCCTGGCAGAAACCCGGTTTCGACCTGGGCCTGCAACTCGAAAAAATCGTGGCCGACAACCCCGGCCTGCGCGGCGTCATCCTCGGCGGCCACGGCCTCTTCACCTGGGGCGACACGAGCTACGAGTCGTACATAAACACGCTCGAAGTTATTGAGCAAGCCGCCACTTACCTCGAAGCCAACTACGGCAAGAAAGGTCCGGTTTTCGGTGGCGTGAAGCGCGAGCAAACCCTCGACGCGCCCGCCCGCCGCGCCGCCGCCGCCGCCGTGATGCCCGTGCTGCGCGGCCTGGCCAGCAGCCAGCGCCGCATGCTGGGCCACTACACCGACGACGCCCGCGTGCTGGAGTTCGTGAACTCGCACGACCTGGCCCGCCTCGCCGCCAAAGGCACCTCCTGCCCCGACCACTTCCTGCGCACTAAAATCCGCCCGCTCGTGCTCGACGCCGACGTGATGCAGGGCGATGCCGCCAGCGTAAAAACCTACCTGGAAGCGCAGTTTGAAGCCTATCGAAAGGACTACGTGGCCTACTACGAGCGCAGCAAGCACGCCAACAGCCCGGCCGTGCGCGACGCTAACCCGGTTATCATCCTGTGGCCCGGCGTGGGCTTGTTCTCCTTCTCGAAAGACAAGCAGACTGCCCGTGTGGCCGCCGAATTCTACACCAACGCCATCAACGTGATGCGCGGCGCTGAGGCCGTGAGCACCTACCAGGGCCTGCCCGAACAGGAGGCCTTCAACATCGAGTACTGGTTGCTGGAAGAAGCTAAGCTGCAGCGCATGGCCCCGCCCAAAGCCCTCTCGGGCAAAATTGCCTACGTGACCGGCGGCACCGGCGGCATTGGCAAGGCCATTTGCGAGGAGTTGCTGAAATTCGGCGCCTGCGTGGTGGCCGTGGACCGCGACCGCCTCGAAGAAACTCAGGCCGACCTGCGCAAGCAATTCGGCAAGGATAGCGCCATCACCGCGCCCATCGAAGTAACCAGCGCCGAGAGCATCGCCGAGTCGCTACGCGCCGGCGTGCTGCAATTCGGCGGCGTCGACATCATCGTGAACTGCGCCGGCCTGAGCATCAGCAAGCCTTTGGCCGACACCACGCAAGCCGACTGGGACATTCTGAACGACGTGCTGGTAAAAGGTCAGTTCCTAGTGAGCCAGGCCGCCGTCACCATCCTGCGCCAGCAGGGCCTGGGCGGCGACATCGTGAACATCGCCAGCAAGAACGGCCTCGTGGCCGGCCCCAACAACGTGGCCTACGGCACGGCTAAAGCCGCTCAACTGCACATGAGCCGCTTGCTGGCCGCCGAGCTCGGGGGCGATAAAATCCGCGTGAACACCGTGAACCCCGACGCCGTGCTGCGCGGCAGCAAAATCTGGGAAGGCGACTGGGCTGCCGGCCGCGCCAAGGCCTACGGCATCTCGGTAGAAGAGCTCCCCGCCCACTACGCCAAGCGCACCCTGCTGGGCGAGGAGCTGCTCTCCGAAGACATTGCCAAAGCTGTCCGGGTGTTCGTGGATGGCTCGCTGAGCAAATCGACCGGCAACGTCCTGAACGTGGACGGCGGCGTGGCCATGGCCTTCGTGCGCTAA
- the rhaT gene encoding L-rhamnose/proton symporter RhaT, protein MAVIWGVILHALGGFASGSFYLPYKKVNGWAWESYWLVGGIVSWLLAPWVLGYLTVPNLFEVLHQADSSTIFWAYFWGVLWGTGGLTFGLAMRYLGLSLGMAVTLGLCAVFGTLVPPIYEGKMGELAATASGRYILLGLGVCVLGILICGRAGLLKEKTLTQEQKQESIAEFDLKKGLMVAVFSGIMSACMSFGLTAGQPIAKLAEAQGTNPLFVNNAILVIVLMGGLTTNAIWCLYLNFKNKTYTDYLNPSYPALRNVIFCALAGTTWYFQFFFYGMGDSQMGAYRFSGWTLHMAFIIAFSSMWGLVLHEWRGANKATMRTVTLGIIAVVLSTVVVGYGNYLGSPERSQAAQDTAAVEATTAQ, encoded by the coding sequence ATGGCTGTAATCTGGGGAGTTATCCTTCACGCGCTGGGCGGCTTTGCCTCCGGCAGTTTTTACCTGCCTTACAAGAAGGTGAACGGCTGGGCCTGGGAAAGCTACTGGCTGGTGGGCGGCATTGTGAGCTGGCTGCTGGCGCCCTGGGTGTTGGGCTACCTCACCGTGCCGAACCTGTTTGAGGTGCTGCACCAGGCCGATTCGTCGACCATTTTCTGGGCCTATTTCTGGGGCGTGCTCTGGGGCACGGGCGGGCTCACGTTCGGGCTGGCCATGCGCTACCTGGGCCTGAGCCTGGGCATGGCCGTCACGCTGGGGCTGTGCGCGGTGTTTGGCACGTTGGTGCCGCCCATTTACGAGGGCAAAATGGGCGAGCTGGCCGCCACGGCTTCGGGTCGCTACATTCTGCTGGGCCTGGGCGTGTGCGTGCTGGGCATTCTGATTTGCGGCCGGGCCGGCTTGCTCAAGGAAAAGACCCTCACGCAGGAGCAAAAGCAGGAATCCATTGCCGAATTTGACCTGAAAAAGGGCCTGATGGTGGCCGTGTTTTCGGGCATCATGAGTGCCTGCATGTCGTTTGGCCTCACCGCCGGGCAGCCCATTGCCAAGCTGGCCGAAGCGCAGGGCACCAACCCGCTGTTTGTGAACAACGCCATTCTGGTCATCGTCCTGATGGGCGGGCTCACCACCAACGCTATCTGGTGCCTCTACCTCAACTTCAAAAACAAGACCTATACCGACTACCTCAACCCCTCGTACCCGGCGCTGCGCAACGTCATTTTCTGCGCGCTGGCGGGCACCACGTGGTATTTCCAGTTCTTCTTCTACGGCATGGGCGACAGCCAGATGGGCGCCTACCGCTTTTCGGGCTGGACGCTGCACATGGCCTTCATCATCGCCTTCAGCAGCATGTGGGGCCTGGTGCTGCACGAGTGGCGCGGGGCCAACAAGGCCACCATGCGCACTGTGACGCTCGGCATCATTGCCGTGGTACTTTCCACCGTGGTGGTGGGCTACGGCAACTACCTGGGCTCGCCCGAGCGCAGCCAGGCCGCACAGGATACGGCCGCCGTGGAGGCCACCACTGCTCAATAA
- a CDS encoding T9SS type A sorting domain-containing protein — translation MKKLFTRTYRPLLCALGLGALLTSEAYAAPVPLVVTGYTADVVADGTGAASARTTTDFDGASYALMAVGYTNPAGTAATSGLPASGLITSASTAGLTFQLAAYTANNSLRLATTGGAGTLTVTTPRTAGDLYVLASSGSGTSTMVVTVTFTDGTTQVFPATTVGDWYGGTGAAIIGLGRVSVADNTITNSTADPRLYEFRYTLSAANISKQIQSVGFSKTSATGVLNVMGLSANPVCSSAPTAGTATANFTNTCASASIVVSLTGASTDGGLAYQWQASTNGGTTYADIAGATSPTYTVAGQTATTLYRARVTCSGTSQSTNSTAVTISSTAPSYAPLPVVESFEGTWLDVCSTRDAPSAFWRNTPATGNNSWRRDDDATAAGWSAPTSYLYTPVASQGSRSARFHSGYTMSGITGALDLYVNLSAAGAKRLSFDVNNTVGSDSLVVLLSENGGTTFTRLGRYGVVGTGFVTQVLPISSTSATAVIRFRGRGDYLSNDIGLDNVILESATGCLTPASLSATATTTTATLTWLTGGTGTYTVVYGPTGFNPATGGTSVSGITTGSTTVSNLTPGTTYDFYVTSNCGTGSNSGTAGPVSFTTRILNDDPCGATQLTINNVCTPINSTTIGATQTASTTYTGGSQGTGCGSISAPRDVWFQFTTAATGPTSTQVRITVTGNAASVVRAYSGTACAGPLTYISCVGTASNTAAPVLDLTTLAPSTTYYIRVNEYSTTGTLGNFTICASPVPNCPAPTGLGTGTLTNTTAVANWSGTLSTGGTYSVIYGPSGFIPTATGTTISGLTANTATLTGLSPTTTYQFYVQQICGGFNGSSTLAGPFSFTTPLTAPTNDDPCGAVALSSTAVSASNVGSTVTTTGNMNLPACAGGSLPKDVWFAFTANATTSTFTLTGAPAGALRVYSSPNCSAGPFASVFCQGSGANNTAFAAPVVVSPLVVGQRYYVAVSGFGSSDTPGSFTIAATNVLAARAQTNSSALRVFPNPSNTGQLTLRLSGLGASQATLLNALGQSVRTQALSAAPEHTLTTQGLAAGVYTLRVQAGTEVYTQKVVLE, via the coding sequence ATGAAAAAACTATTTACACGCACCTACCGCCCGCTGCTTTGTGCCTTGGGCTTAGGGGCTTTGTTGACCAGTGAGGCGTACGCGGCACCAGTACCCTTGGTGGTGACTGGCTACACCGCCGACGTGGTGGCCGACGGTACTGGCGCCGCCTCGGCCCGCACCACCACCGATTTCGACGGCGCTTCCTACGCCCTCATGGCCGTGGGCTACACCAACCCGGCCGGCACGGCGGCCACCTCGGGCTTGCCCGCGTCGGGCCTCATTACCAGCGCCAGCACAGCGGGGCTCACGTTCCAACTGGCGGCCTACACGGCCAATAACTCGCTGCGCCTTGCCACCACGGGCGGCGCCGGTACCCTCACCGTGACCACACCACGCACGGCCGGCGACCTCTACGTGCTGGCTTCGTCTGGCAGCGGCACCAGCACCATGGTGGTGACCGTGACGTTCACGGACGGCACCACGCAGGTATTTCCGGCCACCACCGTGGGCGACTGGTACGGAGGCACCGGCGCGGCCATCATCGGCCTGGGCCGCGTGAGCGTGGCCGACAACACCATCACCAACAGCACCGCCGACCCGCGCCTCTACGAATTCCGCTATACGCTGTCGGCGGCTAACATCAGCAAGCAGATTCAGAGCGTAGGCTTCAGCAAAACGTCGGCCACCGGCGTGCTGAACGTGATGGGCCTCTCGGCCAACCCCGTGTGCAGCAGCGCGCCCACGGCCGGCACGGCCACGGCCAACTTCACCAACACCTGCGCTTCGGCCTCCATCGTGGTGTCGCTCACGGGCGCTTCCACCGACGGCGGCCTGGCTTACCAGTGGCAGGCTTCCACCAACGGCGGCACCACCTACGCCGACATTGCCGGCGCCACCAGCCCCACCTACACCGTAGCGGGCCAAACGGCGACCACGCTCTACCGCGCCCGCGTGACGTGCAGCGGCACTTCGCAGTCGACCAACTCCACGGCGGTGACAATTTCTTCGACGGCGCCGAGCTACGCCCCGCTTCCCGTGGTGGAAAGCTTCGAGGGCACTTGGCTGGACGTGTGCAGCACGCGTGATGCCCCCAGTGCTTTCTGGCGCAACACGCCCGCTACGGGCAACAATTCGTGGCGCCGCGACGACGACGCCACGGCCGCCGGCTGGAGCGCACCAACCTCCTACCTGTACACGCCGGTAGCAAGCCAAGGCTCGCGTTCGGCGCGTTTTCACAGCGGCTACACGATGTCGGGCATCACGGGCGCGCTCGATTTGTACGTGAACCTGAGCGCCGCCGGGGCCAAGCGCCTGAGCTTCGACGTCAACAACACCGTGGGGTCGGATTCGCTGGTGGTGCTGCTCTCCGAAAACGGCGGCACCACTTTCACCCGCCTGGGCCGCTACGGCGTGGTGGGCACGGGCTTCGTGACGCAGGTGCTGCCCATCAGCAGCACGTCGGCCACGGCCGTGATTCGCTTCCGCGGCCGCGGCGACTACCTTAGCAACGACATCGGCCTGGACAATGTGATTCTGGAATCGGCCACGGGCTGCCTCACGCCGGCCAGCCTCTCGGCCACCGCCACCACCACCACCGCTACGCTGACGTGGCTGACGGGTGGCACCGGCACCTACACCGTGGTGTACGGCCCCACGGGCTTCAACCCCGCCACGGGCGGTACTTCGGTTTCGGGCATCACCACGGGCAGCACCACCGTTTCGAACCTGACGCCCGGCACTACTTACGACTTCTATGTGACGTCGAACTGCGGCACCGGCTCCAATTCGGGCACGGCGGGCCCGGTTTCGTTCACCACCCGCATTTTGAACGACGACCCCTGCGGCGCCACGCAGCTGACCATCAACAACGTGTGCACGCCGATTAACTCGACCACCATCGGCGCTACGCAAACGGCCAGCACCACCTACACGGGTGGCTCGCAGGGCACGGGCTGCGGCTCCATCTCGGCCCCGCGCGACGTGTGGTTCCAGTTCACGACGGCCGCCACCGGCCCCACCAGCACGCAGGTGCGCATCACCGTCACGGGCAACGCGGCCAGCGTGGTGCGGGCCTACTCGGGCACGGCCTGCGCCGGGCCGCTCACCTACATCTCGTGCGTGGGCACGGCTTCCAACACCGCTGCGCCGGTTCTGGACCTGACCACCCTCGCGCCGAGCACCACCTACTACATCCGCGTGAATGAGTACAGCACCACCGGCACGCTGGGCAACTTCACCATCTGCGCCTCGCCGGTGCCCAACTGCCCGGCGCCCACCGGCCTGGGCACGGGCACGCTCACCAACACCACTGCGGTGGCCAACTGGAGCGGCACCCTGAGCACGGGCGGCACCTACTCGGTGATTTACGGCCCCAGCGGCTTCATTCCCACCGCTACCGGTACCACCATCTCGGGCCTGACTGCCAACACGGCCACCCTCACCGGCCTGAGCCCCACCACTACCTATCAGTTCTACGTGCAGCAGATTTGCGGCGGCTTCAACGGCAGCAGCACCCTGGCCGGTCCGTTCAGCTTCACCACGCCCCTCACCGCACCCACCAACGACGACCCCTGCGGCGCTGTGGCGCTGAGCAGCACGGCCGTATCGGCTTCCAACGTGGGCTCGACCGTTACCACCACCGGCAACATGAACCTGCCGGCCTGCGCCGGCGGCTCGCTGCCCAAAGACGTGTGGTTTGCCTTCACGGCCAACGCCACCACCAGCACCTTCACCCTGACGGGTGCCCCCGCTGGGGCCCTGCGGGTGTACAGCAGCCCGAACTGCTCGGCCGGGCCGTTCGCCTCGGTGTTCTGCCAAGGCAGCGGCGCCAACAACACAGCCTTTGCGGCGCCGGTAGTCGTTTCGCCCTTGGTGGTAGGCCAGCGCTACTACGTAGCCGTGAGCGGCTTTGGCAGCTCCGACACGCCGGGCTCGTTCACTATTGCCGCCACCAACGTGCTAGCCGCCCGCGCCCAAACCAACAGCAGCGCCCTGCGCGTGTTCCCCAACCCGAGCAACACCGGCCAGCTCACCCTGCGCCTTAGCGGCCTCGGGGCCAGTCAGGCCACGCTGCTCAATGCCCTGGGCCAGAGCGTGCGCACCCAAGCCCTGAGCGCGGCTCCGGAGCATACCCTCACCACCCAGGGCCTGGCCGCCGGCGTGTACACGCTGCGCGTGCAGGCGGGCACGGAGGTATACACCCAAAAAGTGGTGTTGGAATAG